A region of Bradyrhizobium sp. SZCCHNS1050 DNA encodes the following proteins:
- a CDS encoding sugar ABC transporter substrate-binding protein, protein MQHRTTCCLALSLLIAAGVTQARADGETIAVFTKNQTNPFFQTVRVGADNMAKVLNAKILHYIPTKPDSIPEQLSQIEDVVVKKPSAIVFTPVDYKAMVPGVEKINDAKIPVVNITDRSAGGKFVAFVGADDYSLGLETGRFLLKTLGGKGNIVIIEGVKGSLTNVDRVRGFNDALKENPGAKLLASQPGNYQRLQALQVMENLMQSNAQIDGVLAANDAMAVGAIEALDGAGRKAQVIGINGTKEAIDAIKSGKLLASGDYNGFAQGCLGTMMAVRALRGQPVINEIVLKPTVITKDNYQPFDVSLEQRTCPSFEDAGKLSAK, encoded by the coding sequence ATGCAACATCGGACCACATGCTGCCTCGCTCTGTCACTGCTGATCGCCGCTGGCGTGACGCAGGCCCGGGCCGACGGCGAGACCATCGCCGTCTTCACCAAGAACCAGACCAATCCGTTCTTCCAGACGGTGCGCGTCGGCGCCGACAACATGGCGAAGGTCCTCAACGCCAAGATCCTGCACTACATCCCGACCAAGCCGGACTCGATCCCCGAGCAGCTCAGCCAGATCGAGGACGTCGTGGTGAAGAAGCCGAGCGCGATCGTGTTCACGCCGGTCGACTACAAGGCGATGGTGCCCGGGGTCGAGAAGATCAACGACGCCAAGATCCCCGTCGTCAACATCACCGACCGCTCCGCCGGCGGCAAGTTCGTCGCCTTCGTCGGCGCCGACGACTACAGCCTGGGCCTTGAGACCGGACGTTTCCTGCTCAAGACGCTCGGCGGCAAGGGCAACATCGTCATCATCGAAGGCGTCAAGGGCTCGCTGACCAATGTCGACCGCGTCCGCGGCTTCAACGACGCGCTCAAGGAGAACCCCGGCGCCAAGCTGCTGGCGTCGCAGCCCGGCAACTATCAGCGCCTGCAGGCCCTGCAGGTGATGGAGAACCTGATGCAGTCCAATGCGCAGATCGACGGCGTGCTCGCCGCCAACGACGCCATGGCGGTCGGCGCGATCGAGGCGCTGGACGGCGCCGGCCGCAAGGCGCAGGTGATCGGCATCAACGGCACCAAGGAGGCGATCGACGCCATCAAGTCCGGCAAGCTGCTCGCCAGCGGCGACTACAACGGCTTCGCCCAGGGCTGCCTCGGCACCATGATGGCCGTCCGCGCATTGCGCGGCCAGCCCGTCATCAACGAGATCGTGCTGAAACCGACCGTCATCACCAAGGACAATTATCAGCCGTTCGACGTGTCGCTGGAGCAGCGCACCTGCCCGAGCTTCGAGGATGCAGGCAAGCTCAGCGCGAAATAG
- a CDS encoding YciI family protein, with protein sequence MLFAIHALDKRDALPVRLANYDAHKAYLGDSARLPVTIVMSGPLVSDDGSTMIGSLFLVEAPGRAEVEAFNRADPFAAAGIWEKVTITGFLRRQG encoded by the coding sequence ATGCTGTTTGCGATTCACGCGCTCGACAAGCGGGACGCGCTGCCGGTCCGGCTTGCCAACTACGACGCGCACAAGGCCTATCTCGGTGACAGCGCCCGCCTGCCCGTCACCATCGTGATGTCCGGCCCGCTCGTCTCCGACGATGGTTCGACGATGATCGGCAGCCTGTTCCTGGTCGAGGCTCCCGGCCGCGCCGAGGTCGAAGCGTTCAACCGCGCCGACCCGTTTGCCGCGGCCGGGATCTGGGAGAAGGTGACGATCACCGGGTTCCTGCGGCGCCAGGGTTAA
- a CDS encoding NAD(P)-dependent oxidoreductase, giving the protein MSAPQKVLFVGIGNMGWPMAARLLGAGFAVAVNDAVPGRAAEFVAKVGGVEAGDLAAAAGQADVIITMLPTSKHVADAVGALRAGLTRDHIVIDMSSGAPAATQAIAADLAPLGVTMLDAPVSSGVPRAVTGELAIMAGGEPGALDRVEPLLRAMGTTIHRIGGLGSGQAMKALNNLVSAGGFLIGVEALLIGQQFGIDPGLMTDVLNASTGMNNSTQKKFKQFVLSRQFNSGFGLDLMVKDLSIALEVARAAGVAAPFSNLCRELSASAQGMLGPGQDHTALAKLSEALAGVELKG; this is encoded by the coding sequence ATGAGCGCGCCGCAAAAGGTCCTGTTCGTCGGCATCGGCAACATGGGCTGGCCGATGGCCGCGCGCCTGCTCGGCGCCGGCTTTGCGGTCGCCGTCAATGACGCCGTGCCCGGGCGGGCTGCTGAGTTCGTCGCCAAGGTCGGCGGTGTCGAGGCCGGCGACCTCGCGGCCGCGGCGGGGCAGGCGGATGTCATCATCACGATGCTGCCGACTAGCAAACATGTCGCGGACGCCGTCGGCGCGCTGCGCGCCGGCCTGACGCGCGATCACATCGTCATCGACATGAGCTCCGGCGCGCCGGCGGCGACGCAGGCGATCGCCGCCGATCTCGCCCCGCTCGGCGTCACCATGCTCGATGCGCCGGTCAGTAGCGGCGTGCCGCGCGCCGTGACCGGCGAGCTCGCGATCATGGCCGGCGGCGAGCCGGGCGCGCTCGACCGCGTCGAGCCGCTGTTGCGCGCCATGGGCACCACGATCCACCGCATCGGCGGCCTCGGCTCGGGCCAGGCGATGAAGGCGCTCAACAACCTCGTCTCGGCCGGTGGCTTCCTGATCGGCGTCGAGGCGCTGCTGATCGGCCAGCAGTTCGGCATCGACCCCGGCCTGATGACCGACGTGCTCAACGCCTCGACCGGCATGAACAACTCGACGCAGAAGAAGTTCAAGCAGTTCGTGCTGTCGCGCCAATTCAACAGCGGCTTCGGGCTCGACCTGATGGTGAAGGACCTGTCGATCGCGCTCGAGGTCGCGCGTGCCGCCGGCGTCGCCGCGCCGTTCTCCAACCTCTGCCGCGAGCTCAGCGCCAGCGCGCAGGGGATGCTCGGACCCGGGCAGGATCACACGGCGCTGGCGAAGCTGAGCGAGGCGCTGGCCGGCGTCGAGCTGAAGGGGTGA
- a CDS encoding carboxymuconolactone decarboxylase family protein codes for MSDEKELFEKGLKVRREVLGAAYVDGSLAKADDFMMAFQHITTEMCWGYAWTRPGLDRRTRSIINLAMLTALSKPSELKLHVKGALTNGVTVDEIKEILLHATVYCGIPAGLEAFKAAHEVLVAEGAIAKKDGA; via the coding sequence ATGAGCGACGAAAAAGAACTGTTCGAGAAGGGCCTGAAGGTGCGCCGCGAGGTGCTCGGCGCGGCCTATGTCGATGGCAGCCTCGCCAAGGCCGACGACTTCATGATGGCCTTCCAGCACATCACCACCGAAATGTGCTGGGGCTATGCCTGGACCCGGCCAGGACTGGATCGCCGCACCCGCAGCATCATCAATCTCGCGATGCTGACCGCGCTCAGCAAGCCGAGCGAGCTGAAGCTGCACGTCAAGGGCGCGCTCACCAACGGCGTCACGGTCGACGAGATCAAGGAGATCCTGCTGCACGCGACCGTCTATTGCGGCATTCCCGCGGGCCTCGAGGCGTTCAAGGCCGCGCATGAGGTGCTGGTCGCGGAAGGTGCCATCGCCAAGAAGGACGGCGCATGA
- a CDS encoding aldehyde dehydrogenase family protein, whose amino-acid sequence MNANVKLPAAKGVFIDNKWQPAQSGRSIAMLAPATGQVIASIAAGDAADIDLAVAAARRALEGPWGRLAAVDRGRLLSKLGRLVEDNAEELAKLEAADTGKPMKQAKADVVAVARYFEYYGGAADKVHGDTIPFLDGFFVTTVYEPLGVTGHIIPWNYPGQMFGRTVAPALAMGNATVIKPAEEACLVPLRLAELAAEAGFPAGAINVVPGLGEEAGAALSAHDGIDFISFTGSPEVGTLVQTAAARNHIGCTLELGGKSPQIVFADADLDAALTSVAAAIVQNAGQTCSAGSRVLVERSIWDRFLADLTLRFEKITAGTPEMDLDLGPVISAVQKTRIENMLARAESGGARRVATGRIAEGVPSEGFYVAPALYQHVARDSELAREEVFGPVLAAMPFDDEADAVRLANATDFGLVAGVWSGDGSRAMRVARKVKVGQMFVNGYGAGGGIELPFGGMKKSGHGREKGFEALYELAAMKTLIVKHG is encoded by the coding sequence ATGAACGCCAATGTCAAACTGCCTGCCGCCAAGGGCGTCTTCATCGACAACAAGTGGCAGCCCGCGCAGTCGGGCCGCAGCATTGCGATGCTGGCGCCGGCGACCGGACAGGTGATCGCCTCGATTGCCGCCGGTGACGCGGCCGACATCGATCTTGCCGTGGCGGCGGCGCGCCGCGCGCTGGAAGGCCCGTGGGGCCGGCTCGCCGCGGTGGACCGCGGGCGCCTGTTGTCGAAGCTCGGCCGCCTCGTCGAGGACAATGCCGAGGAGCTGGCGAAGCTCGAAGCGGCCGATACCGGCAAGCCGATGAAGCAGGCCAAGGCGGACGTCGTCGCCGTCGCGCGCTATTTCGAATATTACGGCGGCGCCGCCGACAAGGTGCATGGCGACACCATCCCGTTCCTCGACGGCTTCTTCGTCACCACGGTGTACGAGCCGCTCGGCGTCACCGGCCACATCATTCCCTGGAACTATCCGGGCCAGATGTTCGGTCGCACCGTCGCGCCGGCGCTGGCGATGGGCAACGCGACCGTGATCAAGCCGGCCGAGGAGGCCTGTCTGGTGCCGCTGCGTCTTGCCGAGCTCGCGGCGGAAGCCGGCTTCCCGGCCGGTGCGATCAATGTCGTGCCGGGTCTTGGCGAGGAGGCGGGTGCGGCGCTGTCGGCGCATGACGGCATCGATTTCATCTCCTTCACCGGCAGCCCGGAGGTCGGCACGCTGGTGCAGACGGCGGCCGCGAGGAACCACATCGGCTGCACGCTCGAACTCGGCGGCAAGTCGCCGCAGATCGTGTTCGCCGACGCCGATCTCGATGCCGCGCTGACCTCGGTGGCCGCGGCGATCGTGCAGAACGCCGGCCAGACCTGCTCGGCCGGCTCGCGCGTGCTGGTGGAGCGCTCGATCTGGGACCGCTTCCTGGCCGACCTCACGCTCCGCTTCGAGAAGATCACGGCCGGCACGCCGGAGATGGATCTCGATCTTGGTCCGGTCATCAGCGCGGTCCAGAAGACGCGGATCGAAAACATGCTGGCGCGTGCCGAAAGCGGCGGCGCCAGGCGCGTGGCGACCGGCAGGATCGCCGAGGGCGTGCCGAGCGAGGGCTTCTATGTGGCGCCGGCGCTGTATCAGCACGTCGCGCGCGACTCCGAGCTGGCGCGCGAGGAGGTGTTCGGTCCGGTGCTGGCGGCGATGCCGTTCGACGACGAGGCCGACGCCGTCAGGCTCGCCAACGCCACCGATTTCGGCCTGGTCGCCGGCGTCTGGTCGGGCGACGGCTCGCGAGCGATGCGCGTCGCGCGCAAGGTCAAGGTCGGCCAGATGTTCGTCAATGGCTACGGCGCCGGCGGCGGCATCGAGCTGCCGTTCGGCGGCATGAAGAAATCGGGACACGGCCGCGAGAAGGGTTTCGAGGCGCTGTACGAGCTTGCCGCGATGAAAACCTTGATCGTCAAGCACGGCTAG
- a CDS encoding HEAT repeat domain-containing protein — MSSPFESYDDLDDADERLGAADPAERRVAIIALGHSGDPAAVAHLAKMVADPDAGVRQQVAMALGEFDGPEAAEALVQLLVDPERIVASAAADSLAEFKDPASADAILPLVKHAHAFVRMGALRALKELRRKDTLKPALEALQDPDAAVRVQAIGVIGFLKLEESIPALTALISDPDAHVRRAAVSALAFSHMKIAAETITRALKDSDWMVREMAAETLGLNVNGAVAADPLIACLADEFWQVRLKAIRSLGRMKVPHAVRPIGQCITHEQANLRKEAAAALGEIAAPDGEPYLALVADDLDPDVRKNARWALHQIAASKARTGA, encoded by the coding sequence ATGTCGAGCCCGTTCGAATCCTACGACGATCTCGACGACGCCGACGAGCGGCTCGGCGCCGCCGATCCGGCGGAGCGGCGGGTCGCGATCATCGCGTTGGGACATTCCGGCGATCCCGCCGCGGTCGCGCATCTGGCGAAGATGGTCGCCGATCCCGACGCCGGCGTGCGCCAGCAGGTCGCCATGGCGCTCGGCGAGTTCGACGGGCCGGAGGCGGCGGAGGCGCTGGTCCAATTGCTCGTCGATCCCGAGCGGATCGTTGCATCGGCAGCCGCCGACAGTCTCGCCGAGTTCAAGGATCCCGCTTCGGCCGACGCCATCCTGCCGCTGGTGAAGCATGCCCACGCCTTCGTCCGGATGGGCGCGTTGCGCGCGCTGAAGGAGCTGCGGCGCAAGGACACGCTCAAGCCGGCGCTGGAGGCGCTGCAGGATCCGGATGCCGCGGTCCGCGTGCAGGCGATCGGCGTCATCGGCTTCCTCAAGCTCGAGGAGTCGATTCCGGCGCTGACGGCGCTGATCAGTGATCCCGATGCGCATGTCCGGCGCGCGGCGGTCAGCGCGCTCGCCTTCTCGCACATGAAGATCGCCGCGGAGACCATCACACGCGCGCTCAAGGATTCCGACTGGATGGTGCGGGAGATGGCGGCCGAGACGCTCGGGCTCAACGTCAATGGTGCAGTCGCCGCCGATCCGTTGATCGCCTGCCTGGCGGATGAGTTCTGGCAGGTGCGCCTGAAGGCGATCCGCAGCCTCGGACGCATGAAGGTGCCGCATGCGGTGCGGCCGATCGGCCAATGCATCACCCACGAGCAGGCCAATCTGCGCAAGGAGGCGGCGGCTGCGCTCGGCGAGATCGCTGCGCCCGACGGCGAGCCGTACCTCGCGCTGGTCGCCGACGATCTCGATCCCGACGTGCGCAAGAATGCGAGATGGGCGCTGCACCAGATCGCGGCGAGCAAGGCGAGAACCGGCGCGTAA
- a CDS encoding ferredoxin family protein, whose amino-acid sequence MPLATYQTSVPVVVDDAKCIADKGCTVCVDVCPLDVLRISDMTGKAFMAYDECWYCMPCEADCPTGAVTVNIPYLLR is encoded by the coding sequence ATGCCTCTTGCGACCTATCAGACGTCGGTCCCGGTCGTCGTTGACGACGCCAAATGCATCGCCGACAAGGGCTGCACGGTCTGCGTCGACGTCTGCCCGCTCGATGTGCTCCGGATCAGCGACATGACCGGCAAGGCCTTCATGGCCTATGATGAATGCTGGTACTGCATGCCCTGCGAGGCGGATTGCCCGACCGGCGCCGTCACCGTCAACATTCCCTATCTGTTGAGGTGA